The following are encoded in a window of Sorex araneus isolate mSorAra2 chromosome 11, mSorAra2.pri, whole genome shotgun sequence genomic DNA:
- the PCGF5 gene encoding polycomb group RING finger protein 5 isoform X2 → MATQRKHLVKDFNPYITCYICKGYLIKPTTVTECLHTFCKTCIVQHFEDSNDCPRCGNQVHETNPLEMLRLDNTLEEIIFKLVPGLREQELERESEFWKKNKPQENGQDDTSKMDKPKVDEEGDENQDDKDYHRSDPQIAICLDCLRNNGQSGDNVVKGLMKKFIRCSTRVTVGTIKKFLSLKLKLPSSYELDVLCNGEIMGKDHTMEFIYMTRWRLRGENSYPMVLQYRPRIDFG, encoded by the exons ATGGCTACTCAAAGGAAACACTTGGTGAAAGATTTCAATCCTTATATCACCTGCTATATCTGCAAAGGCTATCTGATCAAGCCAACTACGGTGACAGAATGCCTTCATACAT TCTGTAAGACTTGCATTGTCCAGCACTTTGAAGATAGCAATGATTGTCCAAGGTGTGGCAATCAAGTTCATGAGACAAACCCTTTAGAAATGTTGAG ACTGGATAATACATTAGAGGAAATTATATTTAAGCTGGTTCCTGGACTACGAGAAC aaGAACTTGAGCGTGAATCTGAATTTTGGAAGAAAAACAAGCCTCAGGAAAATGGACAAG ATGATACTTCAAAAATGGACAAACCTAAAGTAGATGAAGAAGGTGATGAAAATCAAGATGACAAAGATTATCACAGAAGTGACCCACAGATTGCTATTTGTCTAGATTGTCTACGAAATAATGGACAATCAGGAGACAATGTCGTAAAG GGTTTAATGAAGAAATTCATACGATGTTCTACACGAGTAACTGTGGgaactattaaaaaatttctaagttTGAAGTTAAAACTTCCAAGTTCTTATGAG ttgGATGTGCTGTGCAATGGTGAAATTATGGGGAAGGATCATACTATGGAATTCATCTACATGACAAGATGGCGATTAAGAGGAGAAAAT